The region TAAACGATCCGAGCCGAGCCCGAgttatattaaatttgaatGTGTTATACAAATTTAAGTTTGAGTAGAAGATATTCGAGCTGATTGGGGTCGAGTTTGATTCGAGATCactaaaaaatacaattatagtTGAGATTTATTCATAGGTTTAATCGGCCAAAATacattacttttttaatttttgtccgTTTATagtccaaacttttaaaattgctACTTTTAGCTAGTTTCTCAAATTTCAATTGTAGTCATTTATTTagaataaaaaggtttaaatgcATACTGTTCCAATTCGCCTTTTTACCATAAGAAACATAAAGAGCATATTTAAACCTTTTTCCGctccaatttaaacaaatgactacaattgaaactaaaaattaaaaaatgaactaAATTAATGATTTCCAAAGTTCtaaccataaatttaaaaagttgaaaaggtGGAACTTTTTTCAACgattacatatatataaagtCGAACAGTCGTACAActcagatttttttaattaattttaaataacttgTGAATAGCTTACACCCAAATGAAAACTGGTATTATAAGCATGCTTGTCTTTTGTGTGAGCAAAAGGCCTTCCTGCTCCACAAAAAGGCTAAAATGGttcttttctttgtttttataCAAATTGTCAAGCCTATATGAAGATTATTAGGCCTTCTCCCACTAAATTATTTCTATTGTATCATACATTGAGGAAGGGAAGTTCTAGTTGGTTGGTCCATAGCTCTATATGCCAATGGCATCTTTTAGATTTTATTCATCAAGTGTTCATCATTACTTCTGAAATAGGGCATTTAGAAAATATTGAGTAGATTGAGACATGTTtggatcttttttttttcctattaCAAAGTGTGAACCGAATCTGAAACATGCATATCGATATATAGTTTTTCCACCActtaaacttaattttattgTGCTATCATTCAACTTCAACGTATTTTAGAGCGTCAAAAAGAGTTGACGAATCGTGTTCGTGTCGATTAGCTCTATTAATATGATCGGTTCAAAACAGACACAATCTAtttacttattttattaatacgGGCATGATGTGATAACTAAATAAATCATATATGTCAATCAGCATAACCAATTAATCTAATGAATCAATTATGGATCATACAAACACaaataattttatctatttattatAAGCGAATTGAATATGAATTGTATACTAACACCACATGTTTAATCCATTtattaataaaccaaatatagGATCATACCAACATGACATAATTGACTATATGTTGAATCAAGTTTAAACTACATCATAAACAGATTGTACGGGTTCTCGTATCAACTTGCAACACGAAGAGGGTTAATACATTGAGGGTTAACCTTACGGGTTTATGCCCCTAATGTTAACCCAAAGATGGTTAGCTCATTTATAACACAAAGAGGGTAAACCTTAATCCTCATCCATTACTTTTCTTTGTTAGACATCTTATTCGCATATCATGACAATTTTGATAGCCCTAGATAAACCTTtaatataaatccaaatataatatttctaCCACTTTAAACAAGGAACCCTTATTCTCAATCTTTTCGGTGCTTTGGGCTAAACTTTATACATAAAATAGATTGATGAATTAAAACTTTTCAACATTTGAATATAACAAAAAGAATTGGAATTAGGAAAGTAATATCATCAAACACCTATAGCTAATTACGTGCAAACGTCTAATTTTTGGAAGGAGCACAAAACTTATGTTAGACATCACAACAACATTTTTTGCCCTTAACCTTACCCAAAGGACTTTCATTCTAATTTCATGCTAAGCTCACCCATCTCTTCAAATTGAACCCATATATACATGTTACTGCAATGTCCATTTATATAAACATTAATGCATGGGTTCTTACTTAACTATGATCCAACCACAGATGCACCTTCTCTTCGATTCTTACCATTTCACTGTCTTATGTTGTGCAGTTCTACTGGTTCTATATCGTGCATACAGAAACCGAGTAGCAATTTGTTTGCTAGACTTTACTTGCTATCACCCACCGTATTCGAGTAGAGTACCCATGTCGCTTTTCCAAGAGCATATTCATCTCGATACCAGATTTCACCCCAGTAGTGTTGATTTCCAAATGAAGATACTCGAGAAATCAGGGTTCGGGGATGAAACATGTATTCCATATGCCTTTGCCGAAACACCTATACAAAACAAACTTTCTTCTGCCATAGATGAGGCAGAGTCTACAATTTTTTCAGTAGTGGCAGATCTACTCAGGAAAAATAACATCAACCCTAAAGCTATTGACATTCTCATATCTAATAGCAGCATGTTCGCGCCTACACCGTCTATTACTGCTATGGTTGTCAATAAATTCAACATGAGAAGCAATATCATGTGTTTTAACCTATCGGGCATGGGGTGCAGCGCGGGAATAGTGTCAGTTGGACTAGCTCGAGACCTATTGAGGGTACACCATAACTCTTTGGCTCTAATTGTAAGCACTGAAACGCTAAATCGAAATTGGTATACGGGTAAGGATACATCAATGCTGCTTACCAATTGTCTTTTCCGAACTGGGGGAGCAGCCGTACTAATGTCTAGCCGATCACAAGACAAGAAAAGGGCCAAATACGAGCTACAGCACCTTGTTCGGACAAACAAGGCACAAGATGACTGTTCTTATAACTGCGTCTTTCAAGACCTAGACTCTGAAAACAAAGTAGGAGTATCAATATCAAAGGACATACTACATGTCGCAGCAGCTGCATTAAAAGTAAACATTTCTACACTTGGACCTCTAGTTTTGCCATTCTCAGAGCTACTGAGGTATGTAATTTCTGTAACTCGCAGAAAAATACGAATACTGAAGACGAAAAGCTTCTACATACCAAAATTTAAACGAGCTTTTGAACATTTCTGCATACATGCTGGAGGAAAATCAGTCATTCAAGCAATTGAAAGGAACCTAGTGCTGGAAAAAGAAGATGTTGAACCATCTAAGATGACTCTCTACAGATACGGAAATACTTCATCATCATCTATATGGTATGAGCTATCCTACATAGAAGCAAAAGGGAGGATGAAAAA is a window of Mercurialis annua linkage group LG2, ddMerAnnu1.2, whole genome shotgun sequence DNA encoding:
- the LOC126667897 gene encoding probable 3-ketoacyl-CoA synthase 21 encodes the protein MGSYLTMIQPQMHLLFDSYHFTVLCCAVLLVLYRAYRNRVAICLLDFTCYHPPYSSRVPMSLFQEHIHLDTRFHPSSVDFQMKILEKSGFGDETCIPYAFAETPIQNKLSSAIDEAESTIFSVVADLLRKNNINPKAIDILISNSSMFAPTPSITAMVVNKFNMRSNIMCFNLSGMGCSAGIVSVGLARDLLRVHHNSLALIVSTETLNRNWYTGKDTSMLLTNCLFRTGGAAVLMSSRSQDKKRAKYELQHLVRTNKAQDDCSYNCVFQDLDSENKVGVSISKDILHVAAAALKVNISTLGPLVLPFSELLRYVISVTRRKIRILKTKSFYIPKFKRAFEHFCIHAGGKSVIQAIERNLVLEKEDVEPSKMTLYRYGNTSSSSIWYELSYIEAKGRMKKGDRVWQIAFGSGFKCNSAVWKCIYDNRDEAASAWTADEIIKYPVELSHTAK